From the genome of Aerococcus urinaehominis:
ATAAAGGGTGCCAATGACCAACTCAGTTTTAGCCAATGTGATAAACAAAACATTAATGCAAGTAAGGTTATGAAAAAAATAAACATGCTAGCGCTCCTAAATCTATGATTTAGTTAACTTACCATACTAGTTGACCACCCGCAAGCTAACGTTTTTAATGAATTTAAAGTGAGGTAGACGATGACTGTTTCTGATATTGCTATTATTATTCCTTCCTTGGAACCTGACCAGGCCTTATTAGACTTATTGGCCCATATTCGCTCAAAAGAAACGAGTAAAGAGGAGATTATTTTAATCAATGATGGTTCAGATAATAGCTATGACCATATTTTCCAACAGGCTGTTGCTGACTACCAGGTGCATTTGATTGAACATGAGGTCAATTACGGGAAAGGTCGGGGGCTAAAGAATGCCTTTAAGTATATTCTAAATGAATTAACCCAGGTTGAATGGGCGGTGACCATCGACTCTGATGGCCAGCACACCTATCCAGACATGCAAGCTTGTATTAATGAGGCCCGCCAACATCCTGAGGCAATTATTTTTGGCTCGCGAGATTTCCAAAATGAAGTCCCTTTAAAAAGTAAATTCGGTAATATTATGACCTCTAAGGTATTGGCAGCAACCTCTGGTATGAACTTGCGCGACACACAGACTGGTTTACGGGTTATTCCGCGGGCCTATCTTTCTGATTTACTAAAAGTTGAAGGGGACCGCTTTGAATATGAAATGAATATGATTCTTTATGCCCACGATCACAATGTAAAAATTATAGAAGTGCCCATTGCTACTATTTATTATGATGAAAATGCCGGCACGCATTTTAATCCCATTAGTGATTCAATTAAAATTTATGCCACCTTTTTGCGTTATGGCTTTTCGTCAATCCTGTCCTTCCTCGTTGATATCGGCCTTTTTACCTTGATCTTGTCTTTTTTAAATGGTCAGAATTTTAAACAAATCACTATTGCTACTGTATTAGCTAGATTAATCTCCTCGTTAACTAACTTTTTGTTGAACCGTTATTTTGTCTTTAAATCCGGTACTAAATCGAGTATTGCTAAATACTTTAGCCTGGTAGTTGTGCAGATGTTACTATCAAGTATTTTAGTAACCTGGGCCAATCAATGGCTAATCAGCTGGGATACCAGCTGGGTTAAGGTGGCTATTGATACCCTCCTATTCATTATCAGTTTTTTGATTCAAAGAAAACTAGTTTTTTAATCTAACCTATATAAAAAGCAACCATATCCGTTTGACTTTAAAACATTTTGTCAAACGGATATGGTTGCTTTTATTGTTTAAATATAAATACTTTACTGAAGATATAATTTAAAATAACGACAGCAATCTGGCTAATGAATTTACCAAATAATTCTGATAAACCTAACCAAGTCAGACAGATGATGATTAAATTATCTGCGACTAAAGAAGCAAGACGGAAGAAGATGAAGCTAGCTAATTCTTTACTCACAACTGGCCAAGACCAAGAGCTAGAAGAAAAGACCCAGATTTTATTGGTGACAAAGGCAAATATTACCGACAGCAACCAAGCCAAACTGTTGGCCACTAATAAGGACAGCCAGGAACGTAAGATGGTAAAGCTGAGGATATTGACTAAAGTAGTCAACAGTCCAAAAATCAGATAAGCTAAGACTTCCCGGTTGGTAAATTTTTTAATAAGTTGTCGGAGTTGATCTTTCATTTTAGTCCTCTTCTTTGAACGATGTAACCAAGATATCCGCTTCGGTTTCTTTCACAATATAAATCGGACGGTGTTTAGTCTCTAAGAAAATTTTGCCGATATACTTACCGATAATACCTAAACACAAGAGCTGGATACCGCCAATAAATAAGATGACAGTCATCATTGATGGCCAACCTTGGACAGGATCGGCGAAAATCAGGGTGCGGATAATAATAAATAAACCCGCTAGTAGGGAAAATAAGAACATTAAGGCGCCGATTATCGCAGCCAGGGTGAGGGGAAAATCGGAAAAGTTGATGATGGCTTCGATTGAATAGGAGAAGAGGCTCCAAAAAGACCAACTGGTTTCCCCGGCTACCCGGTCGCGGTTTTCAAAGCTCAGGTACTTGGTCTTAAAGCCTACCCAGGCAAAGATGCCCTTAGAAAAACGGTTGTACTCTGTCATTTCTAGAACCGCATCAACCATCTGCCGGGTCATTAGTCGGTAGTCGCGCACGCCATCAACAAAATGGGTGTCAGAAATTTTATTGATGCCCCAGTAAAAGGCCTTGGCAAATAGGCTACGAATGGGGGGCTCACCGGTCCGTGTGGTCCGTCTCGTACCCACACAATCTAATTCAGGATCTTGTTTTAAGCAGGCGATCATCTCTGGCAGGAGTTCTGGCGGGTCTTGGAGGTCAACATCCATAAGGGTGACTAGGTCGCCTCGGGCAGCCTGGAGGCCCGCATAGATACCTGCTTCCTTACCAAAATTACGGGAAAAGGAGATGTAGCGCACTTGGGGGTCTAATTTGGCCAATTGACGCATCTGGGTAAGGGATTGGTCGCTAGAGCCATCATTTACGAATATATATTCAAATTGATGCTGGCAGGCTGGTTTAACTGCTTCCATGGCCTGGTAAAACAGGGGGATGGCCGCCTCCTCATTGTAGCAGGGGACGATTATCGAAATCATAGCTAGGCTCCTATCTGATATCAATCTGCTTAGACTAGGTTAAACTAGCCAAGTCAGTCTATTTTAACCCTCTTTCGAGTGCTTGTAAATATGCTATACTGGGAGTAATTTTTTCTAGAAAGAAGGATGGGATTTGAACAGCCATTTAAAAAAATATTGGCCCCTATACCTAGCAGGCCTACTTGTCGTATTAATCCAAAGTTTGGTTTACTGGCAATTAAATATTGTTCCTTTTGGTGAAGTCACTCTTCTAACAACTGATCTAAAGGGCCAATACATTAGCTTTTTTGCTTACTTTAAAAACGCCCTAACTGGGCCTGAAAGTCTAATATATTCCTTCTCCAAAACATTTGCGGGTAATATGGTAGGCTTGACCACCTACTATTTGCTTAGTCCCTTAAATTTGATATTTTTGGCTTTTGATCTGGTGGACTTCCCGTTAGCCGTGACTTTGCTTACCTTGGTTAAGATGGCTGGATTAGCTATTAGTATGGCCTGGTTGGCTCGTTTTTTTCAAGCACCTAAATTTGGTCAGGTCCTAGCAGGTCTAGCCTATGCCGGGTCAGCTTATGTTGCTGTTTATCAGCAAAATATTATGTGGCTAGATACTTTAATATTAGTACCCCTAGTAATCGGTGGTTTAGAGTTGCTAATGGCCGGTCACAAGCCCTGGTTATACTTAGTCAGTTTATGGCTAGTTATTTTAAACAGTTTTTATATGGGTTATATGGTCTGCCTCTTTAGCCTTTTATATTTTACATGTAGTCTGTTGACGACTTGGTTTAGCAAAAAACGGCACCAACAGATGGTTGCTAGCGAATGCCGGCGGGTGATAGTGACCTACCTAATGAGCTCAATTGCCGCGGGCTTATTAGCCGGAATTACGTTAATCCCAGCCATTCTATCGCTCAATGGTGGCAAGGCGAGTTTTCAAGCTAGCCAGCTCCTAAACTTTTGGCTTTTATTTGACCCGCGTGACTTACCGGGGCAATTTCTGCCCCAAGCCTACCAGCTGGGAGATATTAAGGATGGCGGCCCCAATATCTATGTTTTTACTGGTATGCTTAGCTTGGCATTGCTAGGGCTTTTCAACCAAGCCCTTGCGCGCACTGATAAGTTACGGTTTAGCCTAATGGGCTTATTCCTCCTAGTCAGTTTGGCCTTAACCAATCTGTCCCTGATTTGGCATGGCTTTACGCCACCCACCTGGTTCCCGCATCGTTTTAGCTACTTATTAGTTATCATTATTATCCTACTAGCTTGTCTGCAGTTGCGCCACTGGCAGGTTAGGGCGGGCCACTTGTTATTAACTAGTGTGATTGTTCTTGCTATCCCTGGTATGGCCTACCTTGCTGGTTGGGGGATAAGTCATGAGCGTCTCTGTTTTTACTGGATCAGTCAAGGGCTATTTTTAATGCTTTTACTAGCTCGTATAATATTAGTTAACCCGCGCCAGCGTTTCATACTGGCCAGTTTGATTTTACTAGTTGCTAGCCTAGAAATTGCGGTCAATAGTCATGCCAGTCAAAGCCAGATTGAATACCTCGAACAAGAGAAATACCTAGCTACTATTCAAAATTATCATCCTGCTATGCAGGCCTTAGCGCCTAGCCAGGATGATTTTTATCGGGTTGAGCGTGATGATCATTTCTCTCAAAATGACCCCTTACTCTTAAATTATCCCGGCCTATCACATTACTCATCAAATGAGCAAGAGTCTAACTTAGCATTTATGAGCCAACTTGGTTATACCAGGACCAGGAATTGGGCTGCTTATATGGCAGGTTCTAGTTTAGCTGCTGATTCATTCATGGGTCGGCGCTATCTTCTGACAATAAACGACCCGGCCAGCCGACCCTTGGAAGGCTTGAAAAAATCAGCTTGGCCTCAGTCCCAAGATAGTTTGCTGGAAAACCCTTATGCTTTTCCCTTGGCTTTTCTAGCGGCTCAGTCCGGTGATAATATTGATTTAAGCCGGGTTGATAGCAACCAAAACCAGTTGACTCCTGAAAATATTTGGCCATGGCAAAACTATTTATTTGCCTTGACAACTGGCCATGCAAACTACTATCAGGATCTTGCAAGTGATGACCTGGTCTATGAAATGGATAATCTAACGGTTACGGACCAGCAAGGAACCAAGCTTTATCAGAAAATTAACCCTGACCGACCAGCTAGCCTAACCATCCATTTCCCAACCCTAGCAGGCGATCAATTGAACTACCGTTTGTTGGGTGAGACAGGTCAGGTCTGGCAGGTTTTCCACAATGGCCACCTCGCCCTTACTAAGACTAAAAATATGAACCAGGTGACTCAAACATTAGCCGTCAGCGAGCAAACCCCAGCCTACCTGACGCTAGTGCCTGAAGATGAACAGTTTCAGCTAGCAGATATACAGCTGGCTAGTTCGACTACCAATCAATTAGCCAAGATGGCAGCTTATGCTAAGAGCCACCAATTGATTTTAAATGAGCTAGGTCCGACTACTATTAAGGGACAACTCAAAGCTGGTGATCAACCAGGAGACTTGGTAGTCACCATACCTTACGACCGAGGCTGGCAGGCCCAGCTTGACGGTCAAGACCTGACAGCTTATGCCTATGCAGGCCATTTGCAGGCCTTTAAAGTTCCTAAACAAAATGGCCATCTGACCATGACTTATCGCCCACCAGGTTTAAGACTGGGCCTAGTAGTTAGTCTAATTGGTCTAGGAATCACTGCAGGTTTATTCCGTTGGACCAAAAGCAAGCAATTATCCTAAAAAAATTTCAATAGGAATGTGCTAGCAATTTAGCTTGCTAAGATTAATTATATTGACCTGGAGCTCTTTCATTTTTAGGTGGCCTTGGGTATAATGATTGCAAATAGTTCTGGCACTTGGCTTAGCCTGGGTCAGGTAAAGGAGTCGTTTATGTATTGTCAAAATTGTGGCCAAGAAGTGCCAGCAGAGAGTAATTTTTGTATCCATTGTGGTCATGCCTTGAAGGATGAAGGACAAGCGGTGGCTAATCCGAGCCGCTTTAACCAGGCAGGGGCCAAGTTCAGCCAGGTTTCTCAAGATTTGATCAATCGCGTAGACCGCGTTACGGGCGGGAGTGGCCAAGTAAAAATTAAATTTAGT
Proteins encoded in this window:
- a CDS encoding bifunctional glycosyltransferase family 2/GtrA family protein, which encodes MTVSDIAIIIPSLEPDQALLDLLAHIRSKETSKEEIILINDGSDNSYDHIFQQAVADYQVHLIEHEVNYGKGRGLKNAFKYILNELTQVEWAVTIDSDGQHTYPDMQACINEARQHPEAIIFGSRDFQNEVPLKSKFGNIMTSKVLAATSGMNLRDTQTGLRVIPRAYLSDLLKVEGDRFEYEMNMILYAHDHNVKIIEVPIATIYYDENAGTHFNPISDSIKIYATFLRYGFSSILSFLVDIGLFTLILSFLNGQNFKQITIATVLARLISSLTNFLLNRYFVFKSGTKSSIAKYFSLVVVQMLLSSILVTWANQWLISWDTSWVKVAIDTLLFIISFLIQRKLVF
- a CDS encoding glycosyltransferase family 2 protein; amino-acid sequence: MISIIVPCYNEEAAIPLFYQAMEAVKPACQHQFEYIFVNDGSSDQSLTQMRQLAKLDPQVRYISFSRNFGKEAGIYAGLQAARGDLVTLMDVDLQDPPELLPEMIACLKQDPELDCVGTRRTTRTGEPPIRSLFAKAFYWGINKISDTHFVDGVRDYRLMTRQMVDAVLEMTEYNRFSKGIFAWVGFKTKYLSFENRDRVAGETSWSFWSLFSYSIEAIINFSDFPLTLAAIIGALMFLFSLLAGLFIIIRTLIFADPVQGWPSMMTVILFIGGIQLLCLGIIGKYIGKIFLETKHRPIYIVKETEADILVTSFKEED
- a CDS encoding GtrA family protein; the protein is MKDQLRQLIKKFTNREVLAYLIFGLLTTLVNILSFTILRSWLSLLVANSLAWLLSVIFAFVTNKIWVFSSSSWSWPVVSKELASFIFFRLASLVADNLIIICLTWLGLSELFGKFISQIAVVILNYIFSKVFIFKQ
- a CDS encoding YfhO family protein — encoded protein: MNSHLKKYWPLYLAGLLVVLIQSLVYWQLNIVPFGEVTLLTTDLKGQYISFFAYFKNALTGPESLIYSFSKTFAGNMVGLTTYYLLSPLNLIFLAFDLVDFPLAVTLLTLVKMAGLAISMAWLARFFQAPKFGQVLAGLAYAGSAYVAVYQQNIMWLDTLILVPLVIGGLELLMAGHKPWLYLVSLWLVILNSFYMGYMVCLFSLLYFTCSLLTTWFSKKRHQQMVASECRRVIVTYLMSSIAAGLLAGITLIPAILSLNGGKASFQASQLLNFWLLFDPRDLPGQFLPQAYQLGDIKDGGPNIYVFTGMLSLALLGLFNQALARTDKLRFSLMGLFLLVSLALTNLSLIWHGFTPPTWFPHRFSYLLVIIIILLACLQLRHWQVRAGHLLLTSVIVLAIPGMAYLAGWGISHERLCFYWISQGLFLMLLLARIILVNPRQRFILASLILLVASLEIAVNSHASQSQIEYLEQEKYLATIQNYHPAMQALAPSQDDFYRVERDDHFSQNDPLLLNYPGLSHYSSNEQESNLAFMSQLGYTRTRNWAAYMAGSSLAADSFMGRRYLLTINDPASRPLEGLKKSAWPQSQDSLLENPYAFPLAFLAAQSGDNIDLSRVDSNQNQLTPENIWPWQNYLFALTTGHANYYQDLASDDLVYEMDNLTVTDQQGTKLYQKINPDRPASLTIHFPTLAGDQLNYRLLGETGQVWQVFHNGHLALTKTKNMNQVTQTLAVSEQTPAYLTLVPEDEQFQLADIQLASSTTNQLAKMAAYAKSHQLILNELGPTTIKGQLKAGDQPGDLVVTIPYDRGWQAQLDGQDLTAYAYAGHLQAFKVPKQNGHLTMTYRPPGLRLGLVVSLIGLGITAGLFRWTKSKQLS